A single window of Armatimonadota bacterium DNA harbors:
- a CDS encoding enoyl-CoA hydratase family protein: MRGADLKPQHFLWEVQEEVATITLNRPERKNPLTFESYAELRDTFRILNRMEDVKAVVITGAGGNFCSGGDVHEIIRPLLDMDVRGKLEFTRMTGDLVIAMRHCPQPLIAAVDGVCVGAGAVIAAACDLRLGTPRSRVAFLFVRVGLAGSDMGACALLPRLVGLGRAAELLYTGREMRGEEAERWGFFNRLCPPETLLQEAQQLAREIAQGPTFAHAMTKRMLHKEWDMSLDEAIESEAQAQALCMFTRDFARGYQAFVERRKPTFGGD; encoded by the coding sequence ATGCGCGGAGCGGACCTGAAACCCCAGCACTTCCTGTGGGAGGTACAGGAGGAGGTCGCCACCATTACCCTGAACCGGCCGGAACGGAAAAATCCTCTTACCTTCGAGAGCTACGCGGAGCTGCGGGATACGTTCCGCATCCTGAACCGGATGGAGGATGTGAAAGCGGTGGTGATCACCGGAGCGGGGGGCAACTTCTGCTCCGGAGGGGATGTCCACGAGATCATCCGGCCTCTCCTGGACATGGACGTGCGTGGGAAGCTGGAGTTCACCCGGATGACGGGGGATCTGGTGATCGCCATGCGGCACTGCCCGCAGCCCCTCATTGCTGCGGTGGACGGGGTCTGCGTGGGAGCGGGTGCCGTGATCGCCGCCGCGTGCGACCTGCGCCTGGGAACCCCCCGCAGCCGGGTGGCCTTCCTCTTCGTGCGGGTGGGGCTTGCGGGTTCGGATATGGGCGCGTGCGCCCTGCTTCCCCGCCTTGTGGGCCTGGGGCGGGCCGCGGAGCTTCTCTACACGGGTCGTGAAATGCGCGGGGAGGAGGCGGAACGGTGGGGCTTCTTCAACCGCCTGTGCCCGCCGGAGACCCTCCTGCAGGAGGCCCAGCAGCTGGCGCGGGAGATCGCGCAGGGCCCTACCTTCGCGCACGCCATGACCAAGCGCATGCTGCACAAGGAGTGGGACATGTCCCTGGACGAGGCCATCGAATCCGAGGCGCAAGCCCAGGCCCTGTGCATGTTCACCCGGGATTTCGCCCGCGGATACCAGGCCTTTGTGGAGCGCCGTAAACCCACCTTCGGGGGCGACTAG
- a CDS encoding molybdopterin-dependent oxidoreductase: protein MAVVKEREEVFTVVGQRLPRVDGWAKVMGRAQYTDDLSLPGMLFGKLARSTQAHARIREIRVQRALALPGVVAVITGRDLPVRYGVFPVGQDETALAVDKVRYVGEPVAAVAAVDPYTAEEAVRLIEVDYEPLPARMTVEEALAHPEPRIHDYGPFGNVHRLASLEFGDVERGFAEADYVREDLFFYEGSTHAPMEPHSALAWWDPGAKKLTLWTSHQGPHYLHKGLAKALQLEEHQVRVIVPAVGGGFGGKLDIFHHEVCAAKLSMLTGRPVKITLTREEVFYAHRGRHPELLRIRTGVTRDGRIVAMHVEAYLDGGAYCSFGPATMLYAGTQQPVSYRIPHYRFQGVRVFTNKPPCGPKRGHGTPQARCALEVHLDKLSEDLGLDPVELRLRNLTGPNELTVNWLEITSNGLRACIEKVVEASGWYRKRGRLPYGRGIGFACSAYLTGAGGSIYFSDMPHSEVHLRVDRTGVVTVYTLATEIGQGSATAVATIVAEVLGLSPQEICLVTSDTDLTPIDLGSYSSRVTLMVGNAAYEAACRVRNLLLEAVAERLQVPRHRLICRNRRIYDAENPEVGASFAQAAQWAEAKFGCLSTSGSYRPPEKLGTYKGSGVGPSPTYTFSACVAEVRCDPETGEVKVERVWVAHDIGRALNPTLAEGQVEGSVYMALGEALLEEQAFRKHLHRGPSLLDYKIPTIHEMPEVITLFVDTEDPRAPFSAKEVGQGPLLCVVPAILNAIVDALKIRVDEVPVTPEKILKALEERRKGRPARVGPTKLPPFSFPAPERVARPPQWELEAKPA from the coding sequence ATGGCGGTGGTGAAGGAGCGGGAGGAAGTCTTCACGGTGGTGGGCCAGCGCCTTCCGCGGGTGGACGGTTGGGCCAAGGTGATGGGGCGGGCCCAGTACACGGACGACCTTTCCCTGCCGGGAATGCTCTTCGGCAAGCTCGCCCGCAGCACCCAGGCCCATGCCCGGATCCGGGAGATCCGGGTGCAGCGGGCCCTGGCACTGCCGGGGGTGGTGGCGGTTATCACCGGGAGAGATCTGCCCGTCCGCTACGGGGTGTTCCCCGTGGGCCAGGATGAAACCGCGCTCGCGGTGGACAAGGTGCGGTATGTGGGAGAGCCCGTGGCCGCGGTGGCCGCGGTGGACCCCTACACCGCAGAGGAGGCGGTCCGCCTCATCGAGGTGGACTACGAGCCGCTTCCCGCCCGCATGACCGTCGAGGAGGCCTTGGCGCACCCGGAGCCCCGCATCCACGACTACGGCCCCTTCGGGAACGTGCACCGGCTGGCGTCGCTGGAGTTCGGGGATGTGGAGCGGGGATTCGCGGAAGCGGACTACGTCCGGGAGGACCTGTTCTTCTATGAGGGCAGCACCCACGCGCCCATGGAGCCCCACAGCGCCCTCGCATGGTGGGATCCCGGGGCGAAGAAGCTCACCCTGTGGACCTCCCACCAGGGGCCCCATTACCTGCACAAGGGGCTCGCCAAGGCCCTGCAGCTGGAGGAGCATCAGGTACGGGTCATCGTGCCCGCGGTAGGGGGCGGGTTCGGGGGGAAGCTGGACATCTTCCACCACGAGGTGTGCGCGGCCAAACTCAGCATGCTCACGGGCCGGCCCGTGAAGATCACCCTGACCCGGGAGGAGGTGTTCTACGCCCACCGGGGGCGGCATCCGGAACTTTTGCGCATCCGCACCGGCGTCACGCGGGACGGCCGGATTGTGGCCATGCACGTGGAGGCCTACCTGGACGGAGGCGCGTACTGTTCCTTCGGGCCGGCGACCATGCTGTACGCGGGCACCCAGCAGCCCGTGAGCTACCGCATCCCGCACTACCGGTTCCAAGGGGTGCGGGTGTTCACCAATAAACCCCCCTGCGGGCCCAAGCGGGGACACGGGACCCCGCAGGCCCGGTGCGCCCTGGAGGTCCACCTGGACAAGCTGAGCGAGGACCTCGGGCTGGACCCTGTGGAGCTGCGGCTGCGCAACCTCACGGGGCCCAATGAGCTCACGGTGAACTGGCTGGAGATCACCAGCAACGGACTGCGGGCGTGCATCGAGAAGGTGGTGGAAGCGAGCGGCTGGTACCGCAAGCGCGGGCGGCTTCCGTACGGACGCGGCATCGGGTTCGCCTGCAGCGCCTACCTCACGGGAGCTGGGGGCTCCATCTACTTCAGCGACATGCCCCACTCCGAGGTGCACCTCCGGGTGGATCGCACGGGAGTGGTCACCGTGTACACCCTGGCCACGGAGATCGGACAGGGATCCGCCACCGCGGTGGCCACCATCGTGGCAGAGGTCCTGGGGCTGAGCCCGCAGGAGATCTGCCTCGTCACCTCTGACACAGATCTCACCCCCATCGACCTCGGCAGCTACAGCAGTCGCGTGACCCTCATGGTGGGCAATGCGGCCTACGAAGCCGCCTGCCGGGTGCGGAACCTCTTGCTGGAGGCGGTGGCGGAGCGACTCCAGGTTCCCCGGCATCGTTTGATCTGCCGGAACCGGCGCATCTACGACGCGGAGAACCCGGAGGTGGGAGCTTCCTTCGCCCAGGCGGCGCAGTGGGCGGAGGCGAAGTTCGGATGCCTGTCCACCTCTGGGAGCTACCGGCCGCCGGAGAAACTGGGCACCTACAAGGGATCGGGCGTGGGACCTTCTCCCACCTACACCTTCTCCGCCTGCGTGGCGGAGGTGCGGTGCGATCCAGAAACGGGGGAGGTGAAGGTGGAGCGGGTGTGGGTGGCCCACGACATCGGCCGTGCCCTCAACCCTACCCTGGCGGAAGGTCAGGTGGAGGGCAGCGTGTACATGGCCCTGGGCGAAGCCCTGCTGGAGGAGCAGGCCTTTCGCAAGCACCTGCACCGGGGCCCCTCCCTCCTGGACTACAAGATCCCCACCATCCACGAGATGCCGGAGGTGATCACCCTCTTCGTAGATACCGAAGACCCCCGGGCGCCCTTCAGCGCTAAGGAGGTGGGGCAGGGGCCGCTGCTGTGCGTCGTACCTGCAATCCTCAACGCCATCGTGGACGCCCTCAAGATCCGGGTGGACGAGGTCCCCGTGACCCCGGAGAAGATCCTCAAGGCCCTGGAGGAACGCCGAAAGGGACGGCCCGCCCGGGTGGGGCCCACCAAGCTTCCCCCCTTCTCCTTCCCTGCCCCCGAACGGGTGGCGCGGCCCCCGCAGTGGGAACTGGAGGCGAAACCCGCATAG
- a CDS encoding 2-hydroxyacyl-CoA dehydratase, with translation MDELERIFDDLRALVEDPTFPEVRRWLAANPDGKVVGSFQVFFPEEIAHAAGMLPIKIAGAGGTIQVRQADARIAAFVCSIVRSSLELALSGRLDFLSVMVVPNICDAARNACGVWVRSFPHLRVETLYHPHNAASAHAVDYLVGEYRRIGRILEELGGRPITDEALRASIALFNENRRLLRELYRIKRETPWLVSAVESYLLVRSAGLMPREEHNALLRRVLELLPHRPTKKQDRIRVVFEGGFCEQPPLDMLAVIQNACYIVDDDLMIGLRWITEDVPLKGDPWRNLADSYLNRSSYSPVQRDPRKPKAEMLLRRIRASGAEAAIVAAAKMCEPGLEEQVHYSRALEAAGIPHLVMEFEETMTVFEQVGMEVETFAESLLFQFT, from the coding sequence GTGGACGAGCTGGAACGGATCTTTGACGACCTGAGGGCCCTGGTGGAGGATCCCACCTTCCCCGAGGTCCGGCGGTGGCTGGCGGCAAACCCGGACGGCAAGGTGGTGGGTTCCTTCCAGGTGTTCTTTCCAGAGGAGATCGCGCATGCCGCGGGCATGCTCCCCATCAAGATCGCGGGCGCGGGGGGGACCATCCAGGTACGCCAGGCGGATGCCCGCATCGCAGCCTTTGTGTGCTCCATCGTGCGGAGCTCCCTGGAGCTGGCCCTCTCCGGGCGGCTGGACTTCCTGAGCGTAATGGTGGTTCCCAACATCTGCGACGCGGCCCGGAATGCGTGCGGGGTGTGGGTCCGCAGCTTCCCGCACCTGCGGGTGGAGACCCTCTACCATCCCCACAACGCGGCGAGCGCACACGCGGTGGACTATCTGGTGGGGGAATACCGACGCATCGGCCGGATCCTGGAGGAGCTGGGTGGCCGCCCCATCACGGACGAAGCCCTGCGGGCCAGCATCGCGCTGTTCAATGAGAACCGCAGGCTCCTCCGGGAGCTCTACCGGATCAAGCGGGAGACCCCTTGGCTGGTGAGCGCGGTGGAGAGCTACCTCCTGGTGCGCTCCGCGGGCCTCATGCCTCGGGAGGAGCACAACGCGCTCCTACGCAGGGTACTGGAGCTGCTCCCGCATCGGCCCACCAAGAAGCAGGATCGCATCCGGGTGGTGTTCGAGGGCGGATTCTGCGAGCAACCCCCCCTGGACATGCTGGCGGTCATCCAGAACGCCTGCTACATCGTGGACGATGACCTCATGATCGGCCTGCGGTGGATCACGGAGGACGTACCGCTGAAAGGCGACCCCTGGCGGAACCTGGCGGACAGCTACCTGAACCGCTCCAGCTACAGTCCCGTGCAGCGGGATCCCCGCAAGCCCAAGGCGGAGATGCTCCTGCGCCGCATCCGGGCTTCCGGGGCGGAGGCGGCCATCGTGGCCGCGGCGAAGATGTGCGAGCCGGGGCTGGAGGAACAGGTTCACTACAGCCGCGCTCTGGAGGCTGCGGGCATTCCCCACCTGGTCATGGAGTTCGAGGAGACCATGACGGTCTTCGAACAGGTGGGGATGGAGGTGGAGACCTTCGCGGAATCCCTGCTGTTCCAGTTCACCTGA
- a CDS encoding acyl-CoA dehydrogenase family protein yields the protein MDRDHLLWPFFGEAHRRLARELETWARREVGPLAAREEEDPEGMSRELVRRLGEASWLRYCVPRAYGGMFDSLDVRSLCLAREILAGYSGLADFAFAMQGLGSAPITLFGSDALRTRYLPEVASGRRIAAFALSEPQAGSDVAGITTSARRTQEGYVLEGVKTWISNAGVADFYVVFARTGGPGKEGLSAFVVDADTPGLEVSERIQVLAPHPLGTLNLRGCHVPASHRLGEEGQGFEVAMRTLDVFRPTVGAAALGFARRAFHEALEFVQRRVAFGQVLSRFQMVREKLAWMALEVDAAALLVYRAAWVKDELGQRATREASMAKLYATEAAQRVVDSAVQLWGARGVVHGSPVERLYREVRALRIYEGTSEIQALVVAQEVLRSAPSERVEEAP from the coding sequence GTGGACCGCGACCACCTACTCTGGCCCTTCTTCGGGGAAGCCCACCGCCGCCTGGCGCGGGAGCTGGAGACGTGGGCCCGGCGGGAGGTGGGACCGCTCGCGGCCCGGGAGGAGGAGGATCCGGAGGGGATGAGCCGGGAGCTCGTGCGCCGGCTGGGGGAGGCGAGTTGGCTGAGGTACTGCGTTCCCCGGGCCTACGGGGGGATGTTCGATAGCCTGGATGTGCGCAGCCTGTGTCTGGCCCGCGAGATTCTCGCGGGATACTCCGGACTGGCGGACTTCGCCTTCGCCATGCAGGGGCTGGGGAGTGCGCCCATCACCCTCTTCGGGAGCGATGCCCTGCGGACCCGCTACCTCCCGGAGGTAGCAAGCGGTCGCCGCATCGCGGCCTTCGCCCTCTCGGAGCCCCAGGCGGGTTCGGACGTCGCCGGGATCACCACCTCCGCCCGGCGCACGCAGGAGGGGTATGTGCTGGAGGGGGTGAAGACCTGGATCTCTAACGCGGGAGTGGCGGACTTCTACGTGGTATTCGCCCGCACGGGAGGTCCCGGAAAGGAAGGGCTTAGTGCTTTCGTGGTGGACGCGGATACCCCGGGGCTAGAGGTGAGCGAGCGGATCCAGGTCCTTGCCCCGCATCCCCTCGGGACCCTTAACCTCCGCGGCTGCCATGTTCCGGCGAGCCACCGGCTAGGGGAGGAAGGACAGGGGTTTGAGGTAGCCATGCGGACCCTGGACGTTTTCCGCCCGACGGTGGGAGCTGCGGCCCTGGGGTTCGCCCGCCGGGCTTTTCACGAGGCGTTGGAGTTCGTGCAGCGGCGGGTGGCGTTCGGGCAGGTCCTGAGCCGGTTCCAGATGGTGCGGGAGAAGCTGGCTTGGATGGCCCTGGAGGTGGACGCGGCGGCCCTGCTGGTGTACCGGGCCGCGTGGGTGAAGGACGAGCTGGGCCAGCGGGCCACCCGGGAGGCCTCCATGGCCAAGCTGTACGCCACGGAGGCCGCACAGCGGGTGGTGGACAGCGCGGTGCAGCTGTGGGGGGCGCGGGGGGTGGTGCACGGGAGCCCCGTGGAGCGACTGTACCGGGAGGTACGGGCGTTGCGCATCTACGAGGGGACCTCGGAGATCCAGGCCCTGGTGGTGGCTCAGGAGGTCCTCCGGTCCGCACCGTCGGAGCGCGTGGAGGAGGCTCCATGA
- a CDS encoding acyl--CoA ligase translates to MFRNPFVAPFPTPEVPCFEPVERWARTDPDRPVLVWAPTGQVVTYGRLWHASGKVARALQELGVGKGDRVALLAPNALEHPVAFYGILRAGGVVVPLNPLLKPAEVERCLSETEARVVMASPEWCRELQALPPALPFLRCVLNLAELLATTEPFGSPDPIPIQPDRDLACILFSSGTTGLPKGTQLTHRNVLANILAGHALGFVKEGTVYVHFLPFSHCFGLLTLLNAGICVGARQILLPQFDAQEVLYWVAHHGATQLYAVPPALRALVEAAEAQGFAYRGLRFVNTAALPLDPELQQRAERVFGCPVTEHIGMTECAGLANLLLPPMPRKPRSVGPPVPNLEERVVDPDTGRDLGPGEVGELLVRGPMVTVGYWRNPEANEEAYLEEGWFRTGDLVRFDEAGYMWWVDRRKEMIKYKGYSIAPAELEEILRQHPAVREACVIPKPDPEVGQIPKAFVVPHGEVTAEELLRFVEERVAPYKKVREVEFVSGLPKSAVGKVLRKVLAERERRRAVGATTRS, encoded by the coding sequence ATGTTCCGCAACCCCTTTGTGGCCCCCTTCCCCACTCCCGAGGTCCCATGCTTCGAGCCCGTGGAACGGTGGGCCCGGACAGATCCGGACCGCCCCGTCCTCGTGTGGGCGCCCACGGGTCAGGTGGTGACCTACGGTCGCCTCTGGCATGCCTCCGGAAAGGTGGCGCGGGCTCTGCAGGAGCTGGGGGTAGGCAAGGGCGACCGGGTAGCCTTGCTCGCGCCGAATGCCCTGGAGCACCCCGTGGCCTTTTACGGGATCTTACGGGCAGGGGGCGTGGTAGTCCCCCTGAACCCCCTCCTGAAGCCTGCGGAAGTGGAGCGGTGCCTGAGTGAGACAGAGGCACGCGTGGTAATGGCTTCCCCGGAGTGGTGTCGGGAGCTGCAGGCACTTCCTCCAGCCTTGCCATTCCTTCGCTGTGTCCTGAACCTGGCGGAGCTGCTGGCAACCACGGAACCGTTTGGGAGCCCGGACCCCATCCCGATCCAGCCCGACCGGGATCTCGCCTGCATCCTGTTCTCGAGCGGGACCACGGGGCTCCCGAAGGGAACGCAGCTCACCCACCGGAACGTGCTCGCGAACATCCTGGCAGGCCATGCCCTGGGATTTGTGAAGGAAGGCACGGTGTACGTACACTTCCTTCCCTTCAGCCACTGCTTTGGCCTGCTGACCCTGCTGAATGCGGGGATCTGCGTGGGAGCCCGGCAGATCCTCCTACCGCAGTTCGACGCGCAGGAGGTCCTGTACTGGGTCGCGCACCATGGGGCCACGCAGCTGTACGCGGTTCCCCCTGCCCTGAGGGCCCTCGTGGAGGCCGCGGAGGCCCAGGGTTTTGCGTACCGGGGCCTCCGGTTCGTGAACACCGCGGCCCTCCCTCTGGATCCAGAACTGCAGCAACGGGCGGAGCGGGTGTTCGGGTGTCCCGTGACGGAGCACATAGGGATGACGGAGTGCGCGGGGCTCGCCAACCTCCTCCTCCCCCCCATGCCCCGAAAACCCCGGTCTGTGGGGCCGCCGGTGCCGAATCTGGAAGAGCGGGTGGTGGATCCGGACACAGGACGGGACCTGGGCCCCGGGGAGGTGGGAGAGCTCCTGGTGCGCGGCCCTATGGTCACCGTCGGGTACTGGCGGAACCCGGAGGCGAACGAGGAAGCCTACCTGGAAGAGGGGTGGTTTCGCACGGGAGATCTCGTGCGCTTCGACGAGGCAGGATACATGTGGTGGGTGGACCGCCGCAAGGAGATGATCAAGTACAAGGGCTACTCCATCGCCCCCGCGGAGCTGGAGGAGATCCTGCGCCAGCACCCCGCGGTCCGCGAGGCGTGCGTGATCCCAAAGCCCGACCCGGAGGTGGGGCAGATTCCCAAGGCCTTCGTGGTGCCTCACGGAGAGGTCACCGCGGAGGAGCTGCTGCGGTTCGTGGAGGAACGGGTGGCCCCCTACAAGAAGGTACGGGAGGTGGAGTTCGTGTCCGGGCTTCCGAAGTCCGCGGTGGGCAAGGTGCTCCGAAAGGTGCTCGCGGAGCGGGAACGCCGTCGGGCCGTGGGAGCCACCACCCGATCCTGA
- a CDS encoding LuxR C-terminal-related transcriptional regulator — protein sequence MGAVKHPLTRREREVLALLAQGMDTEAIARTLVLSTATVRNHVQNLLRKLGAHTRAEAVARALQQGLFPRDGKGLQMHQEK from the coding sequence GTGGGCGCGGTCAAGCACCCGCTCACCCGGCGGGAGCGGGAGGTCTTGGCCCTGCTGGCCCAGGGGATGGACACGGAGGCCATCGCCCGCACCCTGGTCCTCTCCACCGCCACCGTCCGCAACCACGTGCAGAACCTCCTGCGCAAACTGGGGGCTCACACCCGGGCAGAGGCTGTGGCTCGGGCCCTCCAACAGGGGCTGTTTCCTCGGGACGGCAAGGGCCTACAGATGCATCAAGAAAAATGA
- a CDS encoding FAD binding domain-containing protein, producing the protein MLRLPGFQLHRPASLSEATRILADLGPEAVPVAGGTDLYPKMKRRQILPKHLVSLRRIPELRGFRGDPQAGLVIGAGCTLAEIAAHPMVRVGYPGLAQAVAVCSNPLLHQMGTLGGNLCLDTRCTYYDQTDLWREALGWCMKAPGSSDPTEVPCRVAPGGGRCWAVSSGDGAPILIALGARVRLVGSRGERIVPLEELYRDDGIRYLNKAHDELVAEVLLPPVNGVRSTYRKVRRRGSLDFAALGVAVALQLGTDGTVQRCRIVLGGVASRPLVLEEAANLLVGQKVEPEVLERVSEAVYRAVHPMDNVDFTVYYRRRIAPVQVRRALEALAA; encoded by the coding sequence ATGCTGCGGCTACCCGGTTTCCAGCTCCACCGTCCTGCGAGTTTGTCGGAGGCTACGCGGATCCTCGCGGATCTGGGGCCGGAGGCGGTTCCCGTGGCCGGTGGGACGGATCTGTATCCCAAGATGAAGCGCCGTCAGATCCTTCCGAAGCACCTGGTAAGCCTGCGAAGGATCCCGGAGCTGCGCGGCTTTCGGGGGGACCCTCAAGCGGGGCTGGTGATCGGGGCAGGATGCACCCTCGCGGAGATCGCGGCGCACCCCATGGTCCGCGTGGGCTACCCGGGACTCGCACAGGCGGTGGCCGTCTGCTCGAACCCCCTCCTCCACCAGATGGGCACCCTCGGTGGGAACCTCTGCCTCGACACCCGGTGCACCTACTACGACCAGACGGACCTGTGGCGGGAGGCCCTGGGGTGGTGCATGAAGGCCCCCGGCAGCTCGGACCCTACGGAAGTGCCCTGTCGGGTGGCCCCTGGAGGGGGGAGGTGCTGGGCGGTTTCCAGCGGCGATGGGGCCCCCATCCTCATCGCCCTGGGCGCGCGGGTCCGGCTCGTGGGATCCAGGGGGGAGCGGATCGTTCCCCTGGAAGAGCTGTACCGGGACGATGGCATCCGGTACCTGAACAAGGCCCATGACGAGCTGGTGGCGGAGGTGCTGCTGCCTCCCGTGAACGGGGTGCGCAGCACGTACCGGAAGGTGCGCCGCCGGGGGAGTCTGGACTTCGCGGCCCTGGGCGTGGCGGTGGCATTGCAGCTGGGAACGGACGGAACCGTGCAGAGGTGCCGCATCGTCCTGGGCGGGGTGGCCTCACGCCCCCTGGTGTTGGAGGAGGCCGCAAACCTACTGGTGGGACAAAAGGTGGAGCCCGAGGTGCTGGAACGGGTGTCCGAGGCCGTGTACCGGGCCGTGCATCCCATGGACAACGTGGACTTCACCGTGTACTATCGCCGGCGCATCGCCCCGGTGCAGGTCCGTCGGGCTCTTGAAGCCCTCGCGGCGTAG
- a CDS encoding acetate--CoA ligase family protein, with translation MPHPVITQALEQGRGFLLEPESYALCEAYGIPHAPFAVCRTAEEAVEAADRVGYPVVLKVISSQILHKSDVGGVVVDLRSGEEVRRAYPQLLETVSRHAPQASVDGILVQRMEKGSAELVVGGVVDPQFGPVVMVGGGGILVELLRDVSFRLAPLDLEEALQQLAETRAYRLLQGLRGRPPADIRAVGEMLVRVGELLVAERAIRELDLNPVVAGPEGCVAVDARMVLQTDPPEDRP, from the coding sequence ATGCCTCACCCCGTGATCACACAGGCTCTGGAGCAGGGTCGCGGCTTCCTCCTGGAGCCGGAAAGCTATGCCCTGTGTGAGGCATACGGAATCCCGCACGCGCCCTTCGCCGTGTGTCGCACCGCGGAGGAAGCGGTGGAGGCCGCGGATCGCGTGGGCTATCCCGTGGTGCTCAAGGTGATCTCCTCTCAGATCCTGCACAAGTCCGACGTGGGCGGGGTGGTGGTGGACCTGCGGTCGGGCGAGGAGGTGCGGAGGGCATATCCCCAGCTGCTGGAAACGGTGTCCCGACACGCCCCGCAAGCCTCCGTGGACGGCATCCTCGTGCAGCGCATGGAGAAAGGGAGCGCGGAGCTGGTGGTGGGGGGCGTGGTGGATCCCCAGTTCGGCCCCGTGGTCATGGTGGGCGGAGGCGGGATCCTCGTGGAGCTCCTGCGGGACGTCTCCTTCCGGCTCGCGCCCCTTGACCTGGAGGAAGCCCTCCAGCAGCTGGCGGAGACCCGGGCGTACCGGCTCCTGCAGGGCCTGCGGGGTCGCCCGCCCGCGGACATCCGGGCCGTGGGGGAGATGTTGGTGCGGGTGGGAGAGCTGCTGGTGGCAGAACGGGCCATCCGGGAGCTGGATCTGAACCCCGTGGTGGCGGGACCGGAAGGGTGCGTGGCGGTGGACGCCCGCATGGTGCTACAAACGGATCCCCCGGAAGACCGCCCTTGA
- a CDS encoding enoyl-CoA hydratase/isomerase family protein — translation MTERAVEVRYEEGTCWVTLNRPPHNILTIAVMRELARILRSAAEDRTVRAVVLGARGRSFSAGVDVAEHTAEKVHGMLEAFHDLCHTLVSLDVPTVASVQGPALGGGCEVVALCDVVVAAEEATFGQPEIRVGVFPPVAAATFPFLFGKRGISLLLTGELLPARRAQELGLVTEVVPQEQLEEAVRRVVGQLQAHSGAVLRLAKRTAVATFRRWFAEALQEAEHLYLGELMATEDAHEGLRAFLEKRGASWKHR, via the coding sequence ATGACGGAGCGCGCGGTGGAGGTCCGGTACGAGGAGGGCACCTGCTGGGTCACCCTGAACCGGCCGCCCCACAACATCCTCACCATTGCGGTGATGCGGGAGCTCGCGCGTATCCTGCGCTCGGCCGCGGAGGACCGTACGGTGCGGGCCGTGGTTCTGGGGGCCCGGGGGCGGTCCTTCTCCGCAGGGGTGGACGTGGCGGAGCACACCGCGGAAAAGGTGCACGGGATGCTGGAGGCCTTCCACGACCTGTGCCATACCCTGGTTTCGCTCGACGTGCCCACGGTGGCCTCAGTCCAGGGGCCTGCGTTGGGGGGTGGGTGCGAGGTGGTGGCCCTATGCGACGTAGTGGTGGCCGCGGAGGAGGCCACCTTCGGGCAGCCCGAGATCCGGGTGGGGGTGTTTCCGCCCGTCGCTGCGGCCACCTTTCCCTTCCTCTTCGGCAAACGCGGGATCTCCCTCCTCCTCACCGGCGAACTCCTCCCCGCCCGGCGGGCCCAGGAGCTGGGGCTGGTGACGGAGGTGGTCCCCCAGGAGCAGCTGGAGGAGGCGGTGCGACGGGTGGTGGGGCAGCTCCAGGCCCACAGCGGAGCGGTCCTTCGCCTGGCGAAGCGGACGGCCGTCGCTACGTTCCGGCGGTGGTTTGCGGAGGCATTGCAGGAAGCGGAGCACCTCTACCTGGGGGAGCTCATGGCCACGGAGGACGCCCACGAAGGGCTCCGGGCCTTCCTGGAGAAGCGCGGGGCCAGCTGGAAACATCGATGA
- a CDS encoding (2Fe-2S)-binding protein, with the protein MDQPVRLRVNGQEYRLLVPVHRTLLEVLREDLGLVGTKHGCELGECGVCTVLVDGKPTLSCLLLAVDAEGHEVTTIEGLSRDGELHPLQRAFVELGALQCGYCTPAMILTAKALLEEVPAPTEQQIRDALSGVFCRCTGYLKILEAVRAAARHLSVGSTASESR; encoded by the coding sequence ATGGACCAGCCGGTACGCCTCCGGGTGAACGGACAGGAGTATCGCCTGCTCGTGCCCGTTCACCGGACCCTCCTGGAGGTTCTGCGGGAAGATCTGGGGCTGGTGGGGACCAAGCACGGATGCGAGCTGGGGGAGTGCGGGGTGTGCACGGTGCTGGTGGACGGCAAACCCACGCTGAGCTGCCTCCTGCTGGCGGTGGACGCGGAGGGCCATGAGGTCACCACCATCGAGGGGCTGAGCCGGGACGGCGAGCTGCATCCCCTGCAGCGGGCGTTTGTGGAGCTCGGTGCCCTCCAGTGTGGGTACTGCACGCCTGCCATGATCCTTACCGCGAAGGCCCTCCTGGAGGAGGTCCCCGCACCTACCGAGCAGCAGATTCGGGATGCCCTGTCCGGGGTGTTCTGCCGGTGCACGGGATATCTGAAGATCCTCGAGGCGGTTCGGGCCGCGGCAAGGCACCTGTCCGTAGGTTCCACGGCGTCCGAGTCAAGGTAA